One genomic segment of Polynucleobacter sp. MWH-UH2A includes these proteins:
- the flgM gene encoding flagellar biosynthesis anti-sigma factor FlgM yields MKVNENGALIPPNTGVGKPNSGSNSTALNPSANKLATDTVAGPAVNLDISLTAKLAEVQSDSKANKVTDEALIEKLRNQVANGEFKIDYKKISQAMLKDVVAAIGQKPKQA; encoded by the coding sequence ATGAAGGTAAACGAGAATGGGGCGTTAATTCCGCCAAATACAGGGGTTGGTAAACCGAACTCTGGCTCGAACTCGACTGCTTTAAACCCAAGCGCAAATAAGTTAGCCACTGATACAGTTGCTGGCCCAGCAGTCAATTTAGATATCAGCTTGACGGCTAAGTTGGCTGAAGTGCAAAGTGATTCCAAGGCAAATAAAGTCACTGATGAGGCTTTGATTGAGAAGCTCCGCAATCAAGTGGCCAATGGCGAATTTAAGATCGATTACAAAAAGATATCTCAGGCAATGCTCAAAGATGTTGTTGCCGCAATTGGTCAAAAACCAAAACAAGCCTAA
- a CDS encoding surface-adhesin E family protein gives MGRFIFRNTTFIALFAIFASGFVLAQANEDMVTVIDGHQYNVAYYKSSIKSLPPDWKKVWTITNRKQDSGSTPERVQSIRRNILFNCVRNTYSTLATVNYSEPNAMGKPNLQTETGFELNDDPVPEGTPLAIIYSQVCGS, from the coding sequence ATGGGTCGCTTCATTTTTCGAAATACCACTTTTATTGCGCTTTTTGCCATTTTTGCTAGTGGTTTCGTATTGGCTCAAGCAAATGAGGATATGGTAACTGTTATCGACGGTCACCAATATAACGTCGCATATTACAAAAGCTCGATTAAATCTTTACCCCCGGATTGGAAAAAGGTTTGGACAATCACGAATCGCAAGCAAGACTCCGGCTCTACACCCGAGCGAGTTCAATCGATCCGACGGAACATTTTGTTTAATTGTGTTCGCAATACCTATTCGACTCTAGCCACCGTAAATTATTCTGAGCCTAATGCAATGGGAAAACCCAATTTGCAGACTGAAACTGGATTTGAATTGAACGACGATCCTGTTCCGGAAGGAACTCCCTTGGCTATTATTTATTCACAAGTTTGCGGTTCTTAA
- a CDS encoding polymer-forming cytoskeletal protein: MDNNPKGSLFVGEGVVVKGTFEVPEMAVVAGLVEGELNTKEVLVDATGIVNGRINAEVVEIRGEVTQGLHVTNHLNIKSSAKITGLTQYAEMSVEKGAKLSGELRVIEPSHSSSYTSTPSYGSNTDFSNNE, translated from the coding sequence ATGGACAACAATCCAAAAGGCTCACTATTTGTAGGTGAAGGTGTCGTTGTTAAAGGCACATTCGAAGTTCCAGAAATGGCAGTAGTTGCGGGTCTGGTTGAGGGAGAGCTGAATACCAAAGAAGTATTAGTCGATGCTACCGGCATTGTGAACGGAAGAATTAACGCAGAAGTTGTCGAGATTCGTGGCGAGGTTACCCAAGGCTTACATGTTACTAACCACCTCAATATTAAATCTAGCGCAAAAATTACTGGACTGACTCAATACGCAGAAATGAGTGTTGAGAAAGGTGCAAAATTGAGCGGCGAATTACGAGTTATAGAGCCCAGCCACTCCTCCTCATACACCTCAACTCCATCGTACGGATCGAATACCGATTTCTCAAACAACGAATGA
- the flgA gene encoding flagellar basal body P-ring formation chaperone FlgA has product MRFFGFFIVAYLLGTSAQAALAPDLDKEITRFIQSSPTVNGLRFQAELVDPNIVVPVCMGGAIEIGTQPGARIWGRTTLQLRCAKAGWMVNIPFNIRVFGNYVVASQYLPAGQKIEPSDIRVIDGELSALPDDVLRSPKGAYDRILSRSLQMGSPVGLNDLKESSVIKAGDPVRLVLKGKDFEVSGEGIAQTAGMIGDMVRVRIADGQVLQGKVLRPSVVVVTVE; this is encoded by the coding sequence ATGCGTTTTTTTGGGTTCTTCATAGTTGCCTATTTATTAGGCACAAGCGCTCAAGCAGCTTTAGCGCCTGATCTTGATAAAGAAATCACGCGTTTTATTCAATCTAGCCCCACTGTTAATGGTTTGCGATTCCAGGCGGAGTTGGTTGACCCTAATATTGTTGTTCCCGTCTGTATGGGTGGCGCTATTGAAATTGGTACTCAGCCTGGGGCGCGAATTTGGGGTAGAACAACCCTTCAGTTACGTTGCGCCAAGGCGGGTTGGATGGTCAATATTCCCTTCAATATTCGGGTGTTTGGCAATTATGTGGTTGCCAGCCAGTATCTTCCAGCCGGCCAAAAGATTGAGCCAAGCGATATTCGGGTGATTGACGGGGAGTTAAGCGCGTTGCCAGACGATGTTTTGAGGTCTCCCAAAGGGGCATATGACCGTATTTTGAGCCGTTCTCTACAAATGGGTTCTCCAGTCGGGCTAAACGATTTAAAGGAATCATCCGTAATAAAAGCAGGAGATCCCGTAAGGCTTGTCCTTAAAGGCAAGGATTTTGAGGTTTCTGGTGAGGGTATAGCCCAAACCGCAGGCATGATCGGCGATATGGTGCGAGTTCGTATTGCGGATGGTCAGGTCTTGCAAGGAAAGGTTTTAAGGCCGTCAGTCGTCGTAGTGACGGTGGAATAA
- the flhF gene encoding flagellar biosynthesis protein FlhF, translated as MGPQKFIAANTADALKLIRAEMGPDAMVLSTKDTDQGVEVMAITSGDLANLSARSEALDPQFGEPSAFSERSLKQSGLTDKFANAIARRAPPSASTPSSIESSRPRVHPDVPNGILRRNPARVERPIRAPGAEAFLPTSFNDAERIPRGSANVINPSNNDAIFSASLAANTKAAQETAALNALKAAAQSAAQKVRTPSAQAEPVNNPSNYATSNTSPSIAAHAESSPKVEKLLSEISEVKNLLQSHVAGSFWGNIQQGNAQITEVVKHLLNSGFSPKLVAEIAQNLPENLSVLHLLKNAREQVKCMLKTSRAFDIFDRGGVFAFIGPTGVGKTTTVAKIAARCVLRYGRNQVALLTTDTYRIGAQEQLKTFAKILGLSVTAVRDSEDLAAKIKDFSNRKIILLDTAGVSQRDTLMVEQSHLLEHGSSKARRILVMSSTTDLRTQEEVINLHNQAMQNTNGEKLDSVIITKIDEAAHLAPVIDSVIRHDLSILFVSNGQRVPEDLSQPDVNYLSHRAMAIRAFAETFSLTDEQVPALLSDHLGDWIRKVNQ; from the coding sequence ATGGGCCCCCAAAAATTTATTGCAGCCAATACCGCTGACGCCTTAAAGCTCATACGTGCAGAGATGGGTCCGGATGCCATGGTGCTCTCAACCAAAGATACGGATCAAGGCGTAGAAGTCATGGCAATCACATCTGGTGATTTAGCCAATCTTTCTGCCCGCTCAGAAGCGTTAGATCCACAATTTGGCGAGCCGAGTGCATTTTCAGAACGCTCACTAAAGCAGTCCGGCCTTACCGACAAGTTTGCCAATGCCATTGCAAGGCGCGCGCCACCCTCCGCCTCCACTCCATCTTCAATTGAGTCATCTAGACCTAGAGTGCACCCTGATGTGCCAAATGGCATTTTGCGTCGCAATCCAGCTAGAGTGGAGCGCCCCATTCGCGCCCCTGGCGCTGAGGCCTTTTTACCCACCTCATTTAATGATGCTGAGCGCATACCCAGAGGGTCAGCCAATGTCATCAATCCATCTAATAACGATGCCATCTTTAGCGCTAGCCTTGCTGCCAACACCAAAGCTGCGCAGGAAACTGCTGCCTTAAATGCTTTAAAAGCCGCCGCTCAAAGCGCTGCGCAAAAAGTACGCACGCCTAGCGCTCAAGCTGAGCCAGTAAATAATCCATCAAACTACGCAACAAGCAACACATCACCCAGCATTGCTGCGCATGCAGAAAGCTCGCCAAAGGTAGAAAAACTACTCTCTGAAATCAGTGAAGTAAAAAACCTCTTGCAATCTCATGTTGCTGGCAGCTTTTGGGGAAATATTCAGCAAGGGAATGCGCAAATCACAGAGGTGGTAAAGCATCTTCTGAATAGCGGGTTCTCGCCAAAATTGGTTGCAGAGATTGCGCAAAATCTACCCGAGAATTTAAGCGTACTGCATTTACTCAAAAATGCCCGAGAGCAAGTCAAATGCATGCTTAAGACCTCTCGCGCATTTGATATTTTTGATCGCGGTGGTGTCTTTGCTTTTATTGGCCCAACTGGGGTCGGCAAGACCACTACTGTTGCAAAGATTGCGGCGAGGTGTGTATTGCGCTATGGCCGCAATCAGGTTGCCTTGCTAACTACCGACACCTATCGTATTGGCGCCCAAGAACAATTAAAGACCTTTGCCAAAATCTTGGGCTTATCCGTTACCGCCGTTAGGGACAGCGAAGATTTAGCAGCCAAAATTAAAGACTTTTCTAATCGCAAGATCATTTTGCTAGATACCGCTGGAGTGAGTCAGCGAGATACATTGATGGTAGAGCAATCACACCTGCTGGAACACGGCTCAAGCAAAGCGCGCCGTATTTTAGTAATGAGCTCAACCACGGATTTACGCACGCAAGAAGAAGTGATTAATTTGCATAATCAAGCTATGCAAAACACCAATGGGGAAAAACTGGACTCTGTCATCATCACCAAAATTGATGAAGCTGCGCATTTAGCTCCAGTGATAGACAGCGTGATTCGCCATGATCTTTCTATTCTGTTTGTTTCCAATGGCCAACGGGTTCCAGAGGACTTAAGTCAACCTGATGTGAACTATTTAAGTCACCGCGCGATGGCAATACGCGCCTTTGCCGAAACTTTCTCATTGACTGATGAGCAAGTACCAGCATTACTCTCTGATCATTTGGGCGACTGGATTCGTAAAGTCAACCAATGA
- a CDS encoding polymer-forming cytoskeletal protein — translation MESFETIVGPATEVHGRLVANESLRIDGSVIGNIEARQGKNVSIALGRTGVVQGDIYAFRVLVAGRVEGNIYAVERVELHEGAEVRGDITYGQLGIEHGAKLNGLMISRNGEEPEGLVDSSAVFQANWAKIKSR, via the coding sequence ATGGAGTCTTTTGAGACTATTGTTGGGCCAGCTACTGAAGTGCACGGAAGATTGGTTGCCAATGAGAGCCTACGTATTGATGGTAGTGTCATCGGCAATATTGAGGCGCGTCAGGGCAAAAACGTCAGCATTGCTTTAGGTCGCACAGGTGTAGTGCAAGGTGATATATATGCCTTTAGGGTGCTGGTTGCAGGTCGCGTCGAAGGCAATATTTATGCCGTTGAAAGGGTGGAGCTTCATGAGGGCGCAGAGGTTCGGGGTGATATCACCTATGGTCAATTAGGAATTGAGCATGGCGCCAAGTTGAACGGATTAATGATTTCTAGGAATGGTGAAGAGCCGGAAGGCTTGGTTGATTCATCCGCAGTGTTTCAAGCAAATTGGGCTAAGATCAAAAGTCGCTAA
- a CDS encoding polymer-forming cytoskeletal protein, translated as MFEFSKKGPMADTQLTYQTTVGTGSSVIGNFTHRGNMLLSGHLVGDIHQDDTAPDAANGFTAVIGKTGFLEGDIHSAHAIIIGRINGSVLAKGRVEVYPGAVVCGDITYSQINVHPDAKVNGNLKCLLPDTLNASSIATETDGLVSNVVLMAKAEGA; from the coding sequence ATGTTTGAATTCTCAAAAAAAGGCCCAATGGCCGATACGCAGTTAACTTATCAAACCACCGTTGGTACGGGGTCTTCTGTTATTGGAAACTTTACGCATCGTGGCAATATGTTGTTATCTGGGCATCTTGTTGGTGATATTCACCAAGATGACACTGCCCCTGACGCCGCAAATGGTTTTACTGCGGTTATAGGTAAAACAGGATTTTTAGAGGGCGATATTCACAGCGCCCATGCAATCATCATTGGTCGTATTAATGGTTCTGTACTTGCGAAAGGCAGAGTTGAGGTTTATCCGGGCGCAGTCGTGTGTGGCGACATCACCTATTCACAAATTAATGTTCATCCCGATGCTAAGGTAAATGGCAATCTCAAGTGCTTGCTGCCGGATACCTTGAATGCCTCATCAATAGCAACCGAAACCGATGGTTTGGTGAGCAACGTTGTATTGATGGCAAAAGCTGAAGGCGCATAA
- a CDS encoding tetratricopeptide repeat protein has protein sequence MQFFDNARLDIARQNLNRGRYQAAFEIFYELAVHDVDEEAQFALTKMCFDGHLDAEQIAKLFEWVNSNSSLGNGYAHFNVALMYERGMGEIKQNYKTAIEYYEKAIKEDVVDAYCNLGNIYALGLGEEQGIPRNMNKGIEYLAKGAQEGSRQAAYTLGCLYEKGEFIPQDHSKACYYLVLATLAGHEQAHRVLIIFQHTNKGDFNKEFDEAELQYGKIKNMRRLYKSL, from the coding sequence ATGCAATTTTTTGATAATGCTCGTCTAGATATTGCTAGGCAAAACTTAAACCGTGGCCGCTATCAAGCAGCGTTTGAGATCTTTTATGAATTGGCCGTCCATGATGTGGATGAGGAGGCGCAATTTGCGCTCACCAAAATGTGCTTTGATGGGCATTTGGATGCGGAGCAAATTGCCAAGCTCTTTGAGTGGGTAAATTCTAATAGCAGCCTTGGCAATGGTTATGCCCATTTTAATGTGGCCCTCATGTATGAGCGGGGTATGGGTGAGATTAAGCAGAACTACAAAACCGCTATTGAATATTATGAAAAGGCGATCAAAGAAGATGTTGTAGATGCCTACTGTAATCTAGGCAATATCTATGCGTTAGGCCTGGGTGAGGAGCAAGGCATTCCTCGTAATATGAATAAGGGAATTGAGTATCTTGCTAAAGGCGCGCAAGAGGGTAGTCGACAAGCGGCCTATACGCTGGGATGTCTTTATGAAAAAGGGGAATTTATTCCCCAGGACCACAGTAAGGCTTGCTACTACTTGGTGCTAGCAACCCTAGCAGGACATGAGCAGGCGCATCGGGTATTGATTATTTTTCAGCACACCAATAAAGGTGATTTCAACAAAGAGTTTGATGAAGCTGAATTGCAGTATGGAAAAATCAAAAATATGCGTAGGCTCTATAAGAGTCTGTAA
- a CDS encoding chemotaxis protein CheW, with amino-acid sequence MNSLENQEYWLGLRIHGERYALPASHVYSVFLCPEAEQSIKDLKISGVVVHEGEPVYLRNHFQLLKTALGTGGGAAWQQAPKRDQAPWIVVLKDGADKGLGFRVNNIVGPFHCSTFPEAAFLHYNGSDFHLVEVL; translated from the coding sequence ATGAACTCGCTTGAGAATCAAGAATACTGGCTTGGTTTGCGTATTCATGGCGAGCGCTATGCCTTGCCCGCATCTCATGTCTATTCAGTATTTCTTTGCCCAGAGGCAGAGCAGTCGATTAAAGACTTAAAAATCAGTGGCGTTGTCGTGCACGAGGGTGAGCCGGTTTATCTGCGCAACCACTTTCAATTGTTAAAGACGGCACTTGGTACTGGCGGTGGAGCAGCTTGGCAACAGGCGCCGAAAAGAGATCAAGCGCCATGGATAGTAGTGCTAAAAGATGGCGCTGATAAAGGCTTGGGTTTTCGGGTGAACAACATAGTGGGGCCGTTTCATTGTTCGACCTTTCCTGAAGCGGCATTCTTGCATTACAACGGATCGGATTTTCATTTGGTAGAGGTTTTATGA
- the rpoN gene encoding RNA polymerase factor sigma-54, translating to MAISLNTRVSQTVSLTPQLQQSIKLLQLSNSELEQELAKAAEENPLLEFEPNPEIESNLSQSNERVEVNPQSWSNNQASQDDDEDWGERYERIAHKQTLLEYLEEQIHLLKINPEDRSLIAYIAGCLDERGYLPEDLQAIHADIATQLTENTSFNHTEKALAKLQTLDPPGIGARDLAECLSLQIDRTLESIKDNRAAWELAKEIVTSHLPKVGSKDWQKIKQASGKSEGEVLKAVELIRTLQHNPGSQFERENDQWILPDVVVRLKHNRWVVESNPNAKPRLTLNNEYARILKENGQKKIDGALKQKMLEASWLVKNIAQREETIQRVAQAIVERQQQFFSMGAIGMKPLVLREIAEELEMHESTISRVTTQKYLACPLGIFEFKYFFSSQVSSEKGTGISSTAIQALIKKIVEEESAAKPISDTQIAQLLSDQGYIIARRTIAKYRDILRIPPVHLRKQ from the coding sequence ATGGCTATCTCACTAAATACCCGAGTCAGCCAGACGGTCAGTCTTACCCCGCAACTGCAGCAATCTATCAAGCTTTTGCAACTATCAAACTCTGAGCTAGAACAAGAATTGGCCAAGGCGGCCGAAGAAAACCCCTTGCTCGAGTTTGAGCCCAACCCTGAAATCGAATCCAACCTCTCTCAATCCAATGAGCGAGTTGAGGTAAACCCCCAATCCTGGAGCAACAATCAGGCCTCCCAGGATGATGATGAAGACTGGGGTGAGCGCTATGAGCGTATCGCCCACAAACAAACTCTACTGGAATACCTTGAGGAGCAGATTCATCTACTCAAGATTAATCCAGAAGATCGATCCTTGATCGCCTACATAGCTGGCTGCCTCGATGAGCGCGGCTACCTACCCGAGGATCTTCAAGCCATTCATGCGGATATCGCTACCCAGTTAACCGAAAATACATCGTTTAACCACACAGAGAAAGCGCTCGCTAAACTCCAAACACTAGACCCACCAGGCATTGGAGCGCGCGACCTTGCCGAATGTCTTTCCCTTCAAATAGATCGCACTCTAGAGAGCATTAAAGACAATCGCGCCGCTTGGGAACTAGCAAAAGAAATTGTTACATCCCATTTACCCAAAGTGGGGTCAAAAGACTGGCAGAAAATAAAACAGGCTAGTGGCAAATCAGAGGGAGAAGTGCTGAAAGCTGTCGAGCTTATTCGAACACTCCAACACAACCCAGGCTCTCAATTTGAACGTGAAAATGACCAATGGATTTTGCCGGATGTCGTTGTCAGGCTCAAACACAATCGTTGGGTGGTGGAATCGAATCCCAATGCGAAACCTCGACTTACTTTGAATAATGAGTACGCAAGGATTTTGAAAGAAAATGGTCAAAAGAAAATTGACGGCGCCCTCAAACAAAAAATGTTGGAGGCAAGTTGGCTTGTAAAAAATATCGCCCAGCGAGAAGAAACAATCCAGCGGGTGGCGCAAGCGATAGTAGAAAGGCAGCAGCAATTTTTTTCGATGGGCGCCATTGGTATGAAGCCCCTAGTTCTACGCGAAATCGCCGAGGAATTAGAAATGCATGAGTCGACTATTTCGAGGGTGACAACCCAAAAATACCTAGCATGTCCTTTAGGAATTTTTGAGTTCAAGTACTTTTTCAGTAGTCAAGTAAGTTCAGAAAAAGGTACAGGTATTTCATCGACTGCAATACAAGCATTAATTAAAAAAATTGTTGAGGAAGAATCTGCCGCAAAACCTATCTCAGATACTCAAATCGCTCAGCTATTAAGCGATCAGGGCTATATTATTGCGCGACGAACTATCGCAAAATATCGAGATATTCTGCGTATTCCACCAGTTCATTTGCGCAAGCAATAA
- a CDS encoding FliA/WhiG family RNA polymerase sigma factor: MKPSSYTQSVDIDLAIKEHLPLVKRIAHQICSRLPPNVEVDDLIQEGLTGLLDALTRYEPQANLNFEVYARTRIRGAIYDACRKNDILPRNQRDELEGLEKVTRKLEQNLGRHPSEREIAASAEMTIEAYHAIMANMVHLMPLDDLSDDLLPSDTDSSDPMRAVAMAQLAERIATILEGLPENEQLVFALHYQEDLSYREIAQVMNITPGRISQIHTQGMIRIRAKLKI, translated from the coding sequence TTGAAACCTTCTAGTTATACCCAGTCAGTTGATATTGATCTCGCCATCAAAGAACATCTGCCACTTGTAAAGCGCATTGCCCATCAAATTTGCTCGCGCCTGCCGCCCAATGTTGAAGTAGATGATTTAATTCAAGAGGGTTTAACGGGTTTATTGGATGCCTTAACCCGATATGAGCCTCAAGCCAATTTGAACTTTGAGGTATACGCCCGTACCCGCATTCGTGGCGCCATCTACGATGCTTGCCGCAAAAATGATATTTTGCCGCGCAATCAACGTGATGAGCTAGAGGGTTTAGAAAAAGTTACCCGCAAACTAGAACAAAATTTAGGTCGCCACCCCTCTGAAAGAGAAATTGCTGCCAGCGCTGAAATGACGATTGAGGCATACCATGCCATCATGGCCAATATGGTTCACCTCATGCCACTCGATGATTTATCAGATGATCTTTTGCCGTCTGATACCGACTCATCAGATCCCATGAGAGCTGTGGCAATGGCCCAATTGGCTGAACGTATTGCTACCATCCTAGAGGGCCTTCCTGAAAACGAGCAATTAGTGTTTGCACTTCACTATCAAGAAGACCTCTCTTATAGAGAAATCGCCCAAGTCATGAATATCACGCCAGGACGCATTAGCCAAATTCATACTCAGGGCATGATTCGCATTCGGGCCAAACTCAAAATTTAA
- a CDS encoding GGDEF domain-containing protein, producing MLDQFQTLFEQLQKLVQDSMQGDGFSAIDASGPLTPLQRHVLRELLQGYPSQPLNLSDELTGLLVRSSLIERLSQALIDSTSRNSILAVCFIDLDGFKEINDQHGHAVGDQALRLIGERIHNSIRSGDLLGRWGGDEFVLVLQNIDRQESVAHLADRLLGAISHPLKLSSDEPLTLFLGASIGVAMTSAGLLGKEFDALTLIEKADKAMYEAKRAGKNRIEIAL from the coding sequence GTGTTAGATCAGTTTCAGACCCTCTTTGAACAGCTCCAAAAGCTTGTTCAAGATTCGATGCAGGGCGATGGTTTTTCGGCGATCGATGCTAGTGGACCATTAACTCCTCTGCAGCGACATGTTTTACGGGAGTTATTGCAGGGTTATCCGTCGCAACCTTTAAATTTAAGCGATGAATTAACGGGTCTTCTTGTTAGATCAAGTCTAATAGAGCGATTGAGCCAAGCATTGATTGATTCAACAAGTCGTAACTCAATCCTGGCAGTATGTTTTATTGATCTCGATGGATTTAAGGAGATTAATGATCAGCATGGACATGCTGTTGGCGATCAAGCTTTGCGTTTAATTGGTGAACGTATACACAATTCAATTCGCTCGGGTGATTTGCTGGGTCGCTGGGGCGGAGACGAATTCGTACTAGTTTTGCAAAATATTGATCGCCAAGAATCTGTTGCGCACTTGGCTGATCGTCTGCTTGGTGCAATTTCCCACCCATTGAAATTAAGTTCTGATGAGCCGCTCACATTATTTCTGGGGGCTAGCATTGGTGTGGCAATGACTTCGGCTGGTCTTTTGGGTAAGGAATTTGATGCGCTCACATTGATTGAAAAAGCGGATAAGGCGATGTACGAGGCTAAAAGAGCGGGCAAAAACCGAATAGAAATTGCGCTTTAG
- a CDS encoding helix-turn-helix domain-containing protein, with amino-acid sequence MKQTRLPEIIGSALKAAREKRGLERGELATQCCLSSKMILELEEGGMTSFYNFQLKLSSAKRVGAFLGLSLSDYLDQPVELIEPLTISAEADSLTDAEEVDLSQENINDKEDVKSADVSPPKPVVDEGEQLDDLIYESTHSGTSMPYVAAPSTPFKKFGLALSLAIVIGGLYGVESKFQISNSALALVENFGAKKIEPQDPPSEIALQEPRQIAFEEAVTEKTQAKPESVIAVAPAQSQCPPARDEVSIYKSPNPSKLGDSVNIKTLVKQSICVADGQGRQSLVDLEPNTAHSFRGVSPFIISAQDLDNVEMYFQGWRVRPPNSGMKQMKLVEVATQ; translated from the coding sequence ATGAAGCAAACCCGTTTACCTGAAATTATTGGTTCTGCATTAAAGGCCGCCAGGGAAAAGAGAGGTTTGGAACGTGGCGAGTTGGCGACCCAATGTTGTCTATCTAGCAAAATGATTTTGGAATTAGAGGAGGGCGGTATGACCTCTTTCTATAATTTTCAACTCAAATTATCATCAGCAAAACGGGTTGGAGCATTTTTAGGTTTATCACTTTCGGATTATCTTGACCAGCCTGTTGAGCTAATAGAGCCTCTAACGATTTCTGCAGAGGCTGACAGTTTAACCGATGCAGAAGAGGTTGATTTATCTCAAGAAAATATTAACGATAAAGAGGATGTAAAGTCGGCTGATGTTAGCCCACCCAAGCCAGTGGTGGATGAGGGTGAGCAGTTAGATGATTTGATTTATGAAAGCACGCACTCAGGCACATCAATGCCTTACGTCGCAGCGCCTTCGACACCTTTCAAAAAGTTTGGACTTGCGCTAAGTTTGGCCATAGTTATAGGCGGACTCTATGGTGTTGAAAGTAAATTTCAGATATCCAACTCAGCTTTAGCGCTTGTAGAAAACTTTGGCGCTAAAAAAATAGAGCCACAAGACCCTCCAAGTGAGATTGCATTACAAGAGCCACGTCAAATAGCCTTTGAAGAAGCGGTCACCGAAAAAACCCAAGCGAAACCAGAGTCAGTCATTGCTGTGGCTCCTGCGCAAAGTCAATGCCCACCAGCGCGCGATGAAGTTTCAATCTATAAGTCCCCCAATCCATCCAAATTGGGGGATTCTGTGAATATTAAAACCTTGGTGAAGCAATCTATTTGTGTTGCTGATGGTCAAGGAAGGCAATCATTGGTTGATCTAGAGCCGAACACAGCCCATTCTTTTAGAGGGGTATCACCTTTTATTATTTCGGCACAAGATTTGGATAATGTAGAAATGTATTTTCAAGGCTGGAGGGTAAGGCCCCCCAATTCCGGCATGAAGCAAATGAAATTAGTTGAAGTTGCAACGCAGTAA
- a CDS encoding PDZ domain-containing protein, whose protein sequence is MLKIQFPRTQKGIYFWFLAFSSFLLFVSLATLLAAAGELSSSSSDLKNLRVVMPNLEEYVSYQAIDFRLNNSTLNTRRLKPSDIPKLADDAVVPVGLDDAINRAFQYFSEFENKRSGPILTVTLPNVQSVEPGSPADLAGVKSGDLILYVSSIKIESVMGYYQALNERLSPEISLKLLRGKQNTLSVAMKSLTRTPITGGNSGITFSIPPEAVYLTEQDGKRMADQYRREMLPAISVDWRVEAANNLMQSAKRLNLISKGVIDPAGSSSAKIQAKDVLNWQHKKVLEAIDTYFSQRRKIENKNAFYLTGMGDAVVGFVCSLVIFVIAGALYWYQRRIAGKKS, encoded by the coding sequence GTGCTCAAAATTCAGTTCCCTCGTACGCAAAAAGGCATCTACTTCTGGTTTTTAGCCTTCTCGAGTTTTTTGCTATTTGTTTCACTAGCCACCCTTTTGGCTGCTGCGGGTGAGTTATCTAGCTCCTCTTCAGATTTAAAAAATCTGAGGGTGGTAATGCCAAATTTGGAAGAGTACGTTAGCTACCAAGCCATTGATTTTCGGCTAAACAATAGTACCCTCAATACCCGTCGATTAAAGCCGAGTGATATTCCAAAATTGGCGGATGATGCAGTTGTTCCAGTTGGATTGGATGATGCTATTAATCGCGCATTTCAGTATTTTTCTGAGTTTGAGAACAAGCGCTCTGGACCGATTTTGACTGTGACTTTGCCCAATGTTCAATCCGTCGAACCGGGCTCCCCTGCTGATTTGGCGGGTGTCAAGTCAGGAGATCTGATTCTCTATGTGAGCTCTATCAAAATAGAGTCAGTCATGGGCTATTACCAGGCGCTAAATGAAAGATTGTCTCCAGAAATCAGCTTGAAATTGCTTAGAGGTAAGCAAAATACGCTTTCAGTTGCCATGAAAAGTCTTACTCGTACCCCCATTACGGGCGGTAATAGTGGTATTACATTTTCGATTCCGCCAGAAGCGGTTTATCTAACCGAACAAGATGGCAAGCGAATGGCAGACCAATATCGGCGCGAAATGCTTCCTGCGATCTCGGTTGATTGGCGGGTTGAGGCCGCTAATAATTTGATGCAGAGCGCCAAACGTTTGAATTTAATTTCAAAAGGCGTTATTGATCCAGCCGGTTCTTCCTCTGCCAAAATTCAGGCTAAAGATGTGCTTAATTGGCAGCATAAAAAAGTTTTAGAAGCTATTGACACTTACTTTTCTCAGCGAAGAAAGATTGAGAATAAAAATGCATTCTATTTAACTGGAATGGGTGATGCGGTAGTCGGCTTTGTTTGTAGTCTGGTTATTTTCGTGATTGCCGGGGCGCTGTATTGGTACCAACGTCGCATTGCAGGTAAAAAATCATGA